A stretch of the Archangium violaceum genome encodes the following:
- a CDS encoding peptidylprolyl isomerase: MRQAFVRATPLLATLALAVGLSGCPKKDQEDPDANVVATVNGEVLSRADFENELGRELASSATESAQHTPEEVEPYKRALLDTLISRMVLLQEARTHNITVTPEEVDRGVLRLSSDYPAGNFNEVLAQGQLSMAELKAREAARLTIEKLFANQVYTRVALTEEELRGYYSAHEAEFSEPEQVRAAQIVVKGMDEARRVQAQLKSGKKFAELARKYSLSADAKVGGDLGFFPRGQMPPAFDQVVFSMGVGQVSDVVETEYGYHLFRVLEKKAGRKLEFAEVRDQVEAKLLEQRRSEAQTKYEQELRAKAKVWVNEATLQAIRGKPATQPAPKE, from the coding sequence ATGCGTCAGGCCTTCGTCCGTGCCACACCGCTGCTCGCCACCCTGGCACTCGCCGTGGGGCTGTCCGGCTGCCCGAAGAAGGACCAGGAGGACCCCGACGCCAACGTGGTGGCCACGGTGAATGGCGAGGTGCTCTCCCGCGCGGACTTCGAGAACGAGCTGGGGCGCGAGCTCGCCTCCTCGGCCACCGAGTCCGCCCAACACACCCCGGAAGAGGTGGAGCCCTACAAGCGGGCCCTGCTGGACACGCTCATCTCCCGCATGGTGCTGCTGCAGGAGGCCCGGACGCACAACATCACCGTGACTCCCGAGGAGGTGGACCGGGGCGTGCTGCGGCTGTCGAGTGATTACCCGGCGGGCAACTTCAACGAGGTGCTGGCGCAGGGGCAGCTCTCCATGGCGGAGCTGAAGGCGCGCGAGGCGGCGCGGCTCACCATCGAGAAGCTCTTCGCCAACCAGGTGTACACGCGCGTGGCCCTCACGGAGGAGGAGCTGCGCGGCTACTACTCGGCGCACGAGGCGGAGTTCTCCGAGCCCGAGCAGGTGCGCGCCGCTCAAATCGTGGTGAAGGGGATGGACGAGGCGCGGCGGGTGCAGGCGCAGCTCAAGTCCGGCAAGAAGTTCGCGGAGCTGGCGCGCAAGTATTCGCTCAGCGCGGACGCCAAGGTGGGAGGCGACCTGGGCTTCTTCCCTCGCGGGCAGATGCCACCGGCCTTCGACCAGGTGGTCTTCTCCATGGGCGTGGGCCAGGTGTCCGACGTGGTGGAAACGGAGTACGGCTACCACCTGTTCCGGGTGCTGGAGAAGAAGGCGGGCCGCAAGCTGGAGTTCGCCGAGGTGCGCGACCAGGTGGAGGCGAAGCTCCTGGAGCAGCGCCGCTCGGAGGCGCAGACGAAATATGAGCAGGAGCTGCGGGCGAAGGCGAAGGTGTGGGTGAACGAAGCCACGCTGCAGGCCATCCGCGGCAAGCCGGCCACGCAGCCGGCACCGAAGGAATGA
- a CDS encoding alpha/beta hydrolase, translating to MADLFSRAVNREGEGLLTLPFKPDELYRVPTDDGAAIALGRYHPRGERRYAEPVILCHGLGANRFHMDFDERYSLARYLARAGFESWVMELRGRGLAGPCGDASFDDQAEYDVRSALRTVLSTGAKEVLWVGHSKGGLTLYGHLARNPQAPVRAAVAMGSPFTFAVQPGVKLFIQKIEPLLRLKVIPTRRITGIALFGAPPGPLSRYMMLDSNMEADVVRKALANVPSDIYGGVVRQFAHWITTDSFCMADGTCYRKPLAGVRLPIMLLAGSKDLLAPPLAVARAQEHLGGPVKLVVAGRGHGFAEDYGHADMVLGRRAPDEIFPLVEAFLSAHATRA from the coding sequence ATGGCGGATCTCTTCTCCCGGGCGGTCAATCGGGAGGGAGAGGGATTGCTCACCCTGCCCTTCAAGCCGGACGAGCTGTACCGGGTGCCCACCGACGACGGGGCGGCCATCGCGCTGGGGCGCTACCACCCCCGGGGCGAGCGCCGGTACGCCGAGCCGGTCATCCTCTGCCATGGGCTCGGGGCCAACCGGTTCCACATGGACTTCGACGAGCGCTACAGCCTGGCGCGCTACCTGGCCCGGGCGGGCTTCGAGAGCTGGGTGATGGAGCTGCGCGGCCGGGGCCTTGCGGGCCCGTGTGGCGACGCCTCCTTCGACGACCAGGCCGAGTATGACGTGCGCAGCGCCCTGCGAACCGTCCTGTCCACGGGGGCGAAGGAAGTGCTCTGGGTGGGCCATTCCAAGGGTGGCCTCACCCTCTACGGCCATCTGGCGCGAAACCCGCAGGCACCGGTGCGCGCCGCGGTGGCCATGGGCAGTCCCTTCACCTTCGCGGTGCAGCCGGGCGTCAAGCTCTTCATCCAGAAGATAGAGCCGCTGCTGCGCTTGAAGGTGATTCCCACCCGGCGCATCACCGGCATCGCCCTCTTCGGCGCGCCGCCGGGGCCGCTCAGCCGCTACATGATGTTGGACTCCAACATGGAAGCGGACGTGGTGCGCAAGGCGCTGGCCAACGTGCCCTCCGACATCTATGGCGGCGTGGTGCGCCAGTTCGCCCACTGGATTACGACGGACTCCTTCTGCATGGCGGACGGGACGTGCTACCGCAAGCCACTGGCCGGGGTGAGGCTGCCCATCATGTTGCTGGCGGGAAGCAAGGATCTGCTCGCTCCCCCGCTCGCCGTGGCGCGGGCGCAGGAGCACCTCGGTGGCCCGGTGAAGCTGGTGGTGGCCGGGCGGGGGCATGGCTTCGCCGAGGATTACGGCCATGCCGACATGGTGCTGGGGCGTCGGGCACCGGACGAAATCTTCCCGCTGGTGGAGGCGTTCCTGTCCGCGCACGCGACCCGGGCTTGA
- a CDS encoding GIY-YIG nuclease family protein, whose translation MVRCRDGTLYTGATNNLERRLATHNRGRGAAYTRARLPVTLVWSEPAADRSAALRREAALKRLSRLEKLRLVQRVRR comes from the coding sequence ATGGTGCGCTGCCGGGACGGGACGCTCTACACCGGCGCCACCAACAACCTCGAACGCCGCCTGGCCACCCACAACCGGGGCCGGGGCGCCGCCTATACCCGTGCCCGCCTGCCGGTGACGCTCGTCTGGAGCGAGCCGGCGGCCGACCGGAGCGCCGCCCTGCGCCGCGAGGCGGCCCTCAAGCGTCTCTCACGCCTCGAGAAACTCCGCCTTGTCCAACG
- a CDS encoding CBS domain-containing protein, with the protein MRQKPTLAEKLSSIEVTLVPSDTLLRALRVMERYRVCLLPVVGEAGRLVGLISRSHVLSAWGVDPLLPVSLVMAACERPRGECLVAP; encoded by the coding sequence ATGCGGCAGAAGCCTACGCTAGCGGAAAAGTTGTCCTCGATTGAAGTCACCCTGGTTCCCAGTGATACCCTCCTGCGTGCCCTGCGAGTGATGGAGCGGTACCGCGTCTGCCTGCTCCCTGTCGTTGGGGAGGCGGGGAGGCTGGTGGGGCTCATCAGCAGGTCCCACGTGCTGTCGGCCTGGGGGGTGGACCCCCTGCTGCCGGTGTCGCTGGTGATGGCGGCATGTGAGAGGCCCCGAGGAGAATGTCTGGTGGCCCCGTGA
- a CDS encoding peptidylprolyl isomerase — translation MSSSSRFLALALLALTGCERGPAPGLAVVDFRHARESGGTPVASWTGDKVTAEELRQRLEEMSPALRERYQTLEQKREYVEGLARFELLVQEAIARGLQNDPEVLASTKRALVSRLMRSQLEEAKPPVSDAEVAAYYASHEEDYVRPEQVRLSHVFLAAPRADTARVAAARARAEKVLAEAKALPPRDFAAFGRLARTYSEEPRTQPLDGDLRYRSFEVLAQDFGPEVAEAARALVPGGPGALTGVVQTDAGLHVLQLTGHQSALDLKLEDVRQQITGRLSQEKRTRAWAELLSSLERRAGFTVDAATLSRVHVDMSSPMLPPSGPPPGTIPAPFPTAAAEQP, via the coding sequence ATGTCCTCCTCCTCCCGTTTCCTCGCCCTCGCCCTGTTGGCCCTCACGGGCTGCGAGCGAGGCCCCGCGCCGGGCCTCGCCGTGGTGGACTTCCGTCATGCCCGTGAGTCCGGGGGCACGCCGGTGGCCTCCTGGACGGGCGACAAGGTGACGGCCGAGGAGCTGCGCCAGCGCCTGGAGGAGATGAGCCCCGCGCTGCGCGAGCGCTACCAGACGCTGGAGCAGAAGCGCGAATACGTGGAGGGCCTGGCCCGCTTCGAGCTGCTGGTGCAGGAGGCGATCGCTCGCGGGCTGCAGAACGACCCCGAGGTGCTGGCCAGCACCAAGCGCGCCCTGGTGTCCCGGCTGATGCGCTCGCAGCTCGAGGAGGCGAAGCCCCCCGTCTCCGACGCGGAGGTGGCCGCGTATTACGCGAGCCACGAGGAGGACTACGTGCGGCCGGAGCAGGTGCGGCTCTCGCATGTCTTCCTCGCGGCGCCCCGAGCGGACACGGCCCGTGTGGCGGCGGCGCGCGCCAGGGCGGAGAAGGTGCTCGCCGAGGCGAAGGCGCTGCCCCCCAGGGACTTCGCCGCCTTTGGCCGGCTGGCGCGTACGTACAGCGAGGAGCCCCGCACGCAGCCGCTGGATGGAGATCTGCGCTACCGCTCCTTCGAGGTGCTCGCCCAGGACTTCGGGCCCGAGGTAGCCGAGGCCGCGCGAGCCCTGGTGCCTGGCGGTCCGGGCGCGCTCACCGGCGTGGTGCAGACGGACGCGGGCCTGCACGTGCTGCAGCTCACCGGACACCAGTCGGCGTTGGACCTGAAGCTCGAGGACGTGCGCCAGCAGATTACCGGGCGCCTCTCGCAGGAGAAGCGCACCCGGGCCTGGGCGGAGCTGCTCTCCAGCCTGGAGCGCCGCGCCGGCTTCACCGTGGACGCCGCGACACTTTCGCGGGTGCACGTGGACATGAGCAGCCCCATGCTGCCCCCGAGCGGCCCTCCGCCCGGTACCATTCCCGCCCCCTTTCCCACCGCCGCCGCGGAGCAACCGTGA